A window of Pedobacter lusitanus contains these coding sequences:
- a CDS encoding acetyl-CoA C-acetyltransferase, producing the protein MLGNHQSRKVAIVGYNRIPFARHNTFYTQASNKDMFTAALNGLIERYHLQGQLIGEVAGGAVIKHSTQLNLTRECVMDSSLDQRTPACDLQQACNTGIETAIYIANKIALGQIDAGIAGGVDSASDAPLVLGEKLRKILLAARRAKTFGQRLTEFSKIRFKDFTPVAPMNMEPGTGLSMGEHTELTAKYYHISREEQDLFALKSHQKLALAYDRGFFDDMLSPYLGLALDNNMRRDTSLEKLAKLKPAFDKQDGSLTAGNSSPLTDGASCLLLASEEWAAERGLPVLAYITFAEVTGIEYLKQKQNLLLAPVYAAADMLKKAELTLQDFDFYEIHEAFAAQVLAILKIWESPELIREFGFSEAFGKIDANKLNVNGSSIATGHPFAATGGRVLATLAKLLAEKGSGRGFLSVCAAGGMGATVILER; encoded by the coding sequence ATGCTGGGAAATCATCAATCAAGGAAAGTCGCGATAGTGGGATACAATCGCATTCCATTTGCACGTCACAATACTTTTTATACTCAGGCGAGTAACAAGGATATGTTTACTGCTGCACTGAATGGTTTGATCGAAAGGTATCATTTACAGGGGCAGCTGATAGGAGAGGTCGCCGGTGGTGCCGTGATTAAACACAGTACCCAGCTGAATTTAACCAGGGAATGTGTGATGGATTCTTCGCTTGATCAGCGAACGCCGGCATGTGATCTTCAGCAGGCATGTAATACAGGTATAGAAACGGCAATTTACATTGCCAATAAAATTGCGCTGGGTCAGATTGATGCGGGTATAGCCGGCGGGGTTGATTCTGCCAGTGATGCGCCGCTGGTATTAGGAGAAAAACTGCGTAAAATACTGCTGGCAGCGCGCCGGGCAAAAACATTCGGACAAAGATTAACCGAGTTTTCTAAAATCAGATTTAAGGATTTTACTCCGGTTGCGCCAATGAATATGGAACCCGGTACAGGCTTATCTATGGGGGAACATACGGAACTGACTGCTAAATACTATCATATTTCAAGAGAAGAGCAGGATCTGTTTGCTTTAAAAAGCCATCAAAAACTAGCTCTGGCCTACGACCGTGGCTTTTTTGATGATATGCTAAGTCCTTATCTGGGTTTAGCCCTGGATAACAATATGCGCAGAGATACCAGCCTGGAAAAACTGGCAAAATTAAAACCTGCCTTTGATAAACAGGATGGATCGCTTACCGCAGGTAATTCCTCTCCCCTTACTGATGGGGCATCCTGTCTTTTGCTGGCCAGCGAAGAATGGGCTGCCGAGCGTGGATTGCCGGTTCTGGCTTATATCACTTTTGCAGAAGTTACTGGTATTGAATATCTGAAGCAAAAGCAAAACCTGTTGTTAGCGCCGGTTTACGCAGCGGCTGATATGCTGAAAAAAGCAGAGCTGACTTTACAGGATTTTGATTTTTATGAAATCCATGAAGCTTTTGCTGCACAGGTACTGGCTATTCTTAAAATATGGGAAAGTCCTGAATTAATCCGAGAATTCGGATTCAGTGAAGCTTTCGGCAAAATTGATGCAAATAAATTAAATGTAAACGGAAGCAGCATCGCCACCGGGCACCCATTTGCTGCTACCGGCGGACGTGTCCTGGCCACACTGGCTAAATTATTAGCCGAAAAAGGTAGTGGCAGAGGTTTTCTTTCTGTATGTGCAGCGGGCGGTATGGGTGCTACAGTAATTTTAGAAAGATAA
- a CDS encoding alpha-galactosidase, which yields MRKILAILLLFQTSYLFAQDKITTLPVWKKTEEPVKKQDWLINSSEKKAQLYRSANNKDIIFSNGLVKRSFRLQPNLACIDFSNLSNDQQLIRAVSPEANLTIDGQIYAIGGLRGQKQKAYLLSSWLDELTAGNTDFRYKSWKISPVEPHVNWKPAVNEWASNKKQPAGKMLTFSFESALPALKGIRVNINYELYDGIPLMCKWLSVENKSRGTIKLNKVINEVIAAHEEESTVDGNPLEMKRPHGIYIESNYAFNNSMNARLSDQTTHWNTDSTYTSQVNYGYKTPCLLEVYPPIGPGIELKPGAEFKSIRTNELLLDSYDRDRNGLAQRMMYRKIAPWSTENPIFMHLVSVKSEVVKKAIDQCAETGYEAIILSFGSGLDMEDLSAENIAGIKKLVDYAHSKGILMGGYSLFSSRRINDDEDVIDPKTGKADVHAQFSSAPCLGSNWGLAYLGKIKQFIKKTGMDIFENDGPYPGDLCASTKHPGHQGLDDSQWAQMELQKGLYRWCNENGVYVNAPDWYFLDGTNKIALGYREVNFSLPREQQVILNRQNIYDGTWEKTPSMSWGFVPLTQYHGGGAAATLEPLTDHRDSYEQLMMQYYGAGIQACYRGPRLYDTEETKALVIRVVNWYKKYRTILNSDIIHLRRPDGRDWDGILHVNPDNKEKGLAMLFNPSAEAVTQKITLPLYYTGLTVQADIREKEGKSKSYKLDNNHNVIYEVTIPANSYTWLVIE from the coding sequence ATGAGAAAAATATTAGCAATTTTATTGTTATTTCAGACCAGTTACCTTTTTGCACAAGATAAAATAACCACACTGCCAGTATGGAAAAAAACAGAAGAACCAGTTAAAAAACAAGACTGGCTCATCAACAGTTCCGAAAAAAAAGCACAATTATACCGCAGCGCAAACAATAAAGACATTATTTTCTCTAACGGACTGGTAAAAAGGTCTTTCCGTTTGCAGCCAAATCTGGCCTGCATTGATTTCAGCAATCTAAGTAACGATCAGCAGTTAATCAGAGCGGTTAGTCCGGAAGCCAATTTAACCATTGATGGTCAGATATACGCTATTGGCGGATTACGCGGTCAAAAACAAAAAGCATATCTGCTGAGCAGCTGGCTGGATGAATTAACTGCCGGCAATACTGACTTCCGGTATAAATCCTGGAAGATCAGTCCTGTTGAGCCTCATGTTAACTGGAAGCCCGCTGTAAACGAATGGGCTTCCAATAAAAAACAACCTGCGGGGAAAATGCTCACCTTCTCTTTTGAATCGGCTTTGCCGGCACTGAAAGGTATCAGGGTGAATATAAATTATGAATTATATGATGGCATTCCGCTGATGTGTAAATGGCTGAGCGTCGAAAATAAAAGCAGGGGAACCATTAAACTAAACAAAGTTATCAATGAGGTTATAGCAGCACATGAAGAAGAGTCCACAGTAGACGGAAATCCACTTGAGATGAAAAGACCTCACGGAATTTATATAGAGAGTAATTATGCCTTCAATAACTCTATGAATGCCCGTTTGTCGGATCAAACCACACACTGGAATACAGATTCAACATATACCTCACAGGTTAATTACGGTTATAAAACGCCCTGTCTGCTGGAAGTTTACCCTCCGATTGGTCCGGGTATTGAACTGAAACCGGGAGCTGAATTTAAGTCTATCAGGACAAATGAACTGCTGCTTGATAGTTATGACAGAGACAGAAATGGTCTGGCACAGCGCATGATGTACCGTAAGATTGCGCCATGGTCAACAGAAAACCCAATCTTTATGCATCTGGTCTCTGTTAAATCTGAAGTGGTTAAAAAAGCTATTGATCAGTGTGCAGAGACCGGATATGAGGCTATTATCCTGAGTTTTGGAAGTGGCCTGGATATGGAAGATCTGTCTGCTGAAAATATAGCCGGGATTAAAAAACTGGTTGACTATGCCCACAGTAAAGGTATTCTGATGGGTGGATATTCGTTATTTTCCAGCAGACGCATCAATGATGATGAAGATGTCATTGATCCTAAAACCGGAAAAGCAGATGTACATGCACAATTTTCTTCTGCACCCTGCCTGGGCTCAAACTGGGGTCTGGCTTATCTGGGTAAAATCAAACAATTTATCAAAAAAACCGGGATGGATATATTTGAGAATGACGGCCCTTATCCGGGTGATCTCTGCGCTTCAACCAAACATCCCGGTCATCAGGGTTTAGATGATTCTCAATGGGCACAAATGGAGCTGCAGAAAGGATTATATCGCTGGTGTAATGAGAACGGCGTTTATGTCAATGCGCCAGACTGGTATTTTCTGGATGGAACTAATAAAATAGCTCTGGGATACAGAGAAGTGAACTTTAGTCTGCCAAGAGAACAACAGGTTATCTTAAACCGCCAGAATATTTATGACGGCACCTGGGAAAAAACACCTTCCATGAGCTGGGGTTTTGTTCCTTTAACCCAATATCATGGAGGAGGAGCAGCAGCCACTTTAGAACCGCTGACAGATCACAGAGATTCCTATGAACAACTCATGATGCAATATTACGGTGCTGGTATACAGGCCTGTTACCGTGGCCCCAGACTATATGATACAGAAGAAACAAAAGCACTGGTGATCCGGGTAGTCAACTGGTATAAAAAGTATCGAACTATTCTGAACTCAGACATCATACATCTGCGCAGACCTGACGGCAGGGATTGGGATGGCATTCTGCATGTTAATCCGGATAATAAAGAAAAAGGCCTCGCCATGTTGTTCAATCCTTCAGCTGAGGCCGTGACACAAAAAATTACCCTGCCTCTTTATTATACAGGTCTTACTGTTCAGGCTGATATAAGAGAAAAAGAAGGAAAAAGCAAGTCATATAAACTGGACAACAACCATAATGTCATTTATGAAGTAACCATACCGGCCAACAGTTATACCTGGCTGGTTATCGAATAA
- a CDS encoding DUF417 family protein, which translates to MKTNKSGYATGVIATIIVLIWIGLLKFTPSEAKAIKPLVENSWLMSWLYKIVSVQAASIMIGIFEIVTAVLLIFSFRSAKAGKIAGLLTIIIFSSTLSFLISTPGIWKLMDGVPVTDFFIVKDLAFLAVGIAVFNESQPEKKII; encoded by the coding sequence ATGAAAACAAATAAATCAGGATACGCAACAGGCGTAATCGCAACTATCATTGTGTTAATATGGATTGGCCTATTAAAATTTACCCCATCAGAAGCAAAAGCTATTAAACCTCTGGTAGAGAACAGCTGGTTAATGAGCTGGCTTTACAAAATTGTCTCTGTACAGGCGGCTTCTATAATGATAGGCATCTTTGAAATTGTCACTGCTGTATTGCTGATCTTTTCTTTCCGAAGTGCAAAAGCCGGAAAAATTGCAGGCCTGCTAACCATAATTATATTCTCTTCTACTCTGAGTTTTTTAATCAGTACCCCGGGGATATGGAAACTGATGGATGGTGTTCCGGTAACAGATTTTTTCATTGTAAAAGACCTGGCATTTTTAGCAGTCGGAATTGCAGTATTCAATGAATCACAACCTGAAAAAAAAATAATTTAA
- a CDS encoding NADP-dependent oxidoreductase — translation MNAIILTEAGDVNKLAYTTLPVPEITEDEVLIQVKAISINPVDTKVRKGNGLYPKLAEQPPIILGWDVSGVVTASKSSKFKTGDEVFGMVNFPGHGKAYAEYVAAPASHLALKPKNISHEEAAAATLAALTAWQALVSHAKIKAADKVLIHAAAGGVGHFAVQIARHIGSYVIGTSSAKNKDFIMELGADEHIDYTSQPLHEATGAIDFVLDAIGGDNIDRSLEVIKTGGTIISIPSGFREEVTAKATAKGINGYFIMVESNGTDLQQIADLLEKGIIKAHVSETYPFERMKEAHSAIESGRTVGKIVVTI, via the coding sequence ATGAACGCAATAATTCTAACAGAGGCCGGCGATGTAAATAAACTGGCATACACCACACTACCTGTCCCTGAGATTACTGAAGATGAAGTACTTATACAAGTTAAAGCTATCAGTATTAATCCCGTAGACACAAAAGTCAGAAAAGGAAATGGATTATATCCTAAATTAGCAGAACAGCCACCAATTATCCTGGGCTGGGATGTTTCGGGTGTAGTTACAGCATCCAAATCGTCAAAGTTTAAAACCGGGGATGAAGTTTTTGGAATGGTCAATTTCCCGGGTCATGGAAAAGCTTATGCCGAATATGTGGCAGCACCCGCTTCTCACCTTGCTTTAAAACCAAAAAACATTTCTCATGAGGAAGCTGCAGCAGCCACTCTTGCAGCATTAACTGCATGGCAGGCACTGGTTAGCCATGCAAAAATCAAAGCTGCAGATAAAGTGCTGATCCATGCTGCTGCAGGTGGCGTAGGTCATTTTGCCGTACAGATAGCCAGACATATCGGATCTTATGTGATCGGAACATCATCCGCAAAGAATAAAGACTTTATAATGGAGTTAGGTGCAGATGAGCACATTGATTATACCAGCCAGCCCCTCCACGAGGCTACAGGCGCTATTGACTTTGTACTGGACGCCATTGGTGGCGACAACATAGATCGCTCATTAGAGGTCATTAAAACGGGCGGTACAATCATTAGTATTCCTTCAGGTTTCAGAGAAGAAGTGACAGCCAAGGCGACGGCAAAAGGCATCAATGGTTATTTCATTATGGTAGAGTCTAACGGAACAGATCTGCAGCAAATAGCTGATTTACTCGAAAAAGGAATTATCAAAGCACATGTATCTGAAACCTATCCGTTTGAACGAATGAAAGAAGCACATTCAGCCATAGAATCCGGAAGAACTGTTGGAAAAATAGTAGTTACTATTTAA
- a CDS encoding AraC family transcriptional regulator: MKKENLYEPYSVSFETLEKGAIWPHTNSFFELIYVLSGTGEQCINQHRFDYHPDHMFLITPDDCHSLNMATASQFFFLRFNDIYIRSKGISSADLQRLEFILQNANHQPGCILKNQSDKRLVRPMVEAVIREYVNRDLYNKELVQQLVNTLIVVVARNIAKYLPEQVNECTEEKALGILEYIQNNIYHPDKIRTEMVSKHFGISETYLGRYFKKHMNETMQQYTMNYRTKFIMNRLQHSDMRINEIADELGFTDESHLNKFFRKQKGLSPGQYRKTFK, translated from the coding sequence ATGAAGAAAGAAAATCTTTATGAACCATACTCCGTTAGCTTTGAAACGCTGGAAAAGGGGGCTATCTGGCCACATACAAATAGCTTTTTTGAGTTAATTTATGTGTTGTCCGGTACGGGCGAACAGTGTATTAATCAGCATAGGTTTGACTATCATCCGGATCATATGTTTCTGATCACACCTGATGATTGCCATTCGCTGAATATGGCCACTGCTTCACAATTCTTCTTTCTGCGTTTTAATGATATTTATATCCGTTCAAAAGGGATCAGCAGTGCTGATTTGCAGCGCCTGGAATTTATTCTGCAAAATGCGAATCATCAGCCGGGCTGTATTCTGAAAAATCAGTCTGATAAAAGACTGGTACGTCCTATGGTAGAAGCGGTAATCCGTGAATATGTAAACCGGGATTTATATAATAAGGAACTGGTACAGCAACTGGTTAATACGCTGATTGTGGTGGTAGCCAGGAATATTGCCAAATATCTGCCGGAGCAGGTGAATGAATGTACAGAAGAAAAGGCACTGGGAATTCTGGAGTATATCCAGAATAATATTTACCATCCCGATAAAATAAGGACAGAAATGGTGAGTAAACATTTTGGTATTTCTGAGACGTATCTGGGACGCTATTTCAAAAAGCATATGAATGAGACCATGCAGCAGTATACGATGAATTACAGGACTAAATTTATCATGAACAGATTACAGCATAGTGATATGCGTATCAATGAGATTGCTGATGAACTGGGCTTTACTGATGAAAGCCATCTGAATAAGTTCTTCAGAAAGCAAAAGGGACTTAGCCCGGGACAATACAGGAAAACTTTTAAATGA
- a CDS encoding peptidase domain-containing ABC transporter codes for MSTKVKQRDITDCGAACLASIASHYKLDLSVARIRQLAGTDKKGTTVLGMVEAGRKLGFEAAGVKGTFDSLFKIPKPAVAHLIIDNILQHYVVIYKVTSKFIEVMDPADGHMHKKTHDEFKKEWTGALVLLLPADEFQTGNEKISVQTRFWSLIRPHKGILVQALLGAIVYTVLGLSTSVFVQKLIDFVLVDGNRNLLNLMSTAMIIILAVQLFIGTAKTIFTLKTGQMIDSQLILGYYKHLLKLPQQFFDTMRVGEIISRINDAVKIRAFLNDVSINFLVNIFIVFFSFIMMFTYYWKLALIMLTVIPLYSLIYFITNKLNKKAQRKLMEDSAELESQLVESLNSVGTIKRFGLESHANEKTEVRFINLLQTGYKSNINSVFSGTSSELISRLLTIVLLWVGAGYVLDGNITPGELLSFYTLIGYFTGPVTSLIGMNKTVQDAVIAADRLFEIMDLERENDENQIDLTPDKIGDIHFENVSFRYGTRINVFEDLNLTIPKGKFTAIVGESGSGKSTLMSILQNIYPIQEGNVRIGSYDLKYIRNASLRQAVAVVPQKIDLFAGNVIENIAVGDYEPDMQKIIEISTQLGIIDFIETLPRGFQTYLGENGTTLSGGQRQRIAIARALYRDPEILILDEATSSLDSASEQYVQKMIDLLKANQKTVIVIAHRLSTLNNADKIIVLDKGVVVEQGTHHELIYSPDSTYANLWKLQLPQM; via the coding sequence ATGAGCACCAAAGTAAAACAAAGAGATATTACGGATTGTGGTGCAGCTTGTTTAGCGTCCATTGCTTCTCATTATAAACTGGATCTTTCCGTTGCCCGTATCAGGCAGCTTGCCGGTACAGATAAAAAAGGTACAACCGTTTTAGGGATGGTTGAAGCCGGCAGAAAACTGGGATTTGAAGCCGCGGGTGTAAAAGGCACATTTGACAGCTTATTTAAAATCCCAAAACCTGCTGTAGCCCACCTGATTATTGATAATATTTTGCAGCATTATGTGGTTATTTATAAGGTAACCAGCAAATTCATTGAAGTGATGGACCCCGCAGACGGGCATATGCACAAAAAAACTCATGATGAATTTAAAAAGGAATGGACAGGTGCACTGGTCTTGCTGCTTCCTGCCGACGAGTTTCAGACAGGTAACGAAAAAATATCCGTACAAACCCGTTTCTGGAGTTTGATCAGACCACACAAAGGTATTCTTGTTCAGGCATTACTAGGCGCTATAGTCTATACAGTATTAGGACTTTCCACTTCCGTTTTTGTACAGAAACTGATAGATTTTGTACTGGTTGACGGTAACCGGAATCTGCTTAATTTAATGAGTACAGCTATGATTATAATTCTGGCTGTTCAGTTATTCATAGGAACTGCGAAAACTATATTTACACTGAAAACCGGGCAAATGATAGATAGCCAGTTAATTTTAGGCTATTACAAACACCTGTTAAAATTACCACAGCAGTTTTTTGATACCATGCGTGTGGGTGAAATTATATCAAGAATCAATGATGCTGTAAAGATCAGGGCCTTTCTAAACGACGTCAGTATTAACTTTCTGGTTAATATCTTCATCGTATTTTTCTCCTTTATCATGATGTTTACCTATTACTGGAAACTTGCATTAATCATGCTCACAGTGATTCCGTTATATTCACTCATCTATTTTATCACCAATAAGCTGAATAAAAAAGCTCAGAGAAAGCTGATGGAAGATTCTGCAGAACTGGAATCCCAGCTGGTAGAAAGTCTGAATTCGGTAGGTACGATCAAACGTTTTGGGCTGGAATCCCACGCCAATGAAAAAACAGAAGTCCGTTTTATCAATCTTTTACAGACTGGCTATAAATCTAATATAAACTCTGTTTTCTCTGGTACATCATCAGAACTAATATCCAGATTACTAACAATTGTACTGCTTTGGGTAGGTGCAGGATATGTGCTGGACGGTAATATCACCCCTGGTGAACTGCTTTCATTCTATACGCTGATTGGTTATTTCACCGGTCCCGTGACTTCTCTGATCGGAATGAATAAAACCGTACAGGATGCGGTTATTGCAGCAGACAGGTTATTTGAAATTATGGATCTGGAACGTGAAAATGATGAGAATCAGATTGATCTTACGCCAGATAAAATAGGAGATATACATTTTGAAAACGTTTCTTTCCGTTATGGAACCAGGATTAACGTTTTTGAAGACTTAAACCTGACCATTCCCAAAGGAAAATTTACCGCTATTGTTGGCGAAAGCGGTTCAGGCAAATCGACCTTAATGTCCATTCTGCAGAACATCTATCCTATTCAGGAGGGCAATGTGCGTATTGGCAGTTATGACTTAAAATATATCCGGAATGCTTCGCTCCGGCAGGCAGTAGCGGTTGTGCCTCAGAAAATCGACTTATTTGCCGGTAACGTTATAGAAAATATTGCCGTAGGCGATTACGAACCGGATATGCAGAAAATCATTGAGATCTCCACACAGCTCGGGATCATTGATTTCATAGAAACCCTGCCAAGAGGGTTTCAAACTTATCTGGGTGAAAACGGCACTACCCTTTCAGGCGGACAAAGACAGCGTATTGCTATTGCAAGAGCCCTGTACCGTGACCCGGAAATTCTTATTCTGGATGAAGCCACCTCTTCACTCGATTCAGCTTCAGAACAATATGTTCAGAAAATGATCGATCTTTTAAAAGCAAATCAAAAAACGGTAATCGTTATTGCGCACCGGTTAAGTACTTTAAATAACGCTGACAAAATTATTGTGCTGGACAAAGGAGTCGTTGTTGAACAGGGTACCCATCATGAACTGATATACAGTCCTGACTCCACTTATGCCAATTTATGGAAACTTCAGTTACCGCAGATGTAA